In Planctomycetia bacterium, one DNA window encodes the following:
- a CDS encoding cytochrome B6, with translation MRNNRWKNSKHVLAVAAIVGVAMATATRAADRPEPIASVIAKMKAAKPEIMKRHMSLLAERYDLSDLPVAGATMSRGKPVQGGVRVKLPDGVTWEELGAMSPEQIREKGLWPAGFLPLPHPNHPEGGMVFPRHHIDEVMRQEGRDLTRFDLDFDLPAHFLPEFPPPIYLTTRPDLGDVSRGQLVTLMNYYELFEGILNPKQLDGLRLLVTPFAQQQFNQTDDRRSEKPSRGVACFDCHANGHTNASTHLVGDIRPQEFRHRIDTPSLRGVNIQRLFGSQRALKSVEDFTEFEQRAAYFDGDPITAAKKGVNTLDRALHVHAMAEFQELLDFPPAPKLNVMGRLDQSKASEAELRGEALFFGKAQCGVCHPAPYYTDNLMHNLKTERFFKPQEHGGRMAAADGPIKTFPLRGIKDSPPYLHDDRLMTLDDTVEFFNLVLELKLTAAEKKDLVAFMLAL, from the coding sequence ATGAGAAACAACCGCTGGAAGAACTCGAAGCATGTTCTGGCTGTGGCGGCGATTGTCGGCGTCGCAATGGCAACGGCGACTCGCGCAGCCGATCGGCCGGAGCCGATTGCGTCGGTGATCGCGAAGATGAAGGCCGCCAAGCCGGAGATCATGAAGCGGCACATGAGCCTGCTGGCCGAGCGGTACGATCTGTCGGACCTGCCGGTGGCGGGCGCGACGATGTCCCGCGGCAAGCCGGTGCAGGGCGGTGTGCGGGTCAAACTGCCGGACGGCGTGACTTGGGAAGAACTGGGCGCGATGTCGCCGGAGCAGATTCGCGAGAAGGGATTGTGGCCGGCGGGTTTCCTTCCGTTGCCGCACCCCAATCATCCGGAAGGCGGCATGGTGTTTCCCCGGCACCACATCGATGAAGTGATGCGGCAGGAAGGCCGCGATCTGACGCGATTCGATCTCGATTTCGACTTGCCGGCTCATTTCCTTCCGGAGTTTCCCCCGCCGATTTATCTCACCACGCGCCCGGACTTGGGTGATGTGTCCAGGGGCCAGCTGGTTACGCTGATGAACTACTACGAGCTGTTCGAGGGCATCCTGAACCCCAAGCAGCTTGATGGGCTGCGGCTCCTGGTCACGCCTTTTGCCCAGCAGCAGTTCAATCAGACCGACGACCGTCGATCGGAGAAACCCAGCCGCGGCGTCGCCTGCTTTGACTGCCACGCCAACGGCCACACCAACGCCTCGACGCACCTCGTCGGCGACATTCGCCCGCAGGAGTTTCGCCATCGCATCGACACGCCGTCGCTGCGCGGCGTGAACATTCAGCGGCTGTTCGGCTCGCAGCGAGCGCTGAAGAGTGTGGAAGACTTTACGGAGTTCGAGCAGCGCGCGGCGTATTTTGATGGTGACCCGATCACCGCCGCCAAGAAGGGCGTGAACACGCTCGATCGCGCGTTGCACGTACATGCGATGGCCGAGTTCCAGGAACTGCTCGATTTCCCGCCCGCGCCGAAGCTGAACGTGATGGGTCGGCTGGACCAGAGCAAGGCCAGCGAGGCCGAGCTGCGCGGTGAAGCGCTGTTCTTCGGCAAGGCGCAGTGCGGCGTCTGTCATCCCGCTCCGTACTACACGGATAACCTGATGCACAATCTCAAGACCGAGCGGTTCTTCAAGCCGCAGGAGCACGGCGGGCGGATGGCGGCCGCCGACGGGCCGATCAAGACCTTCCCGCTGCGCGGCATCAAGGACTCGCCGCCGTATCTGCACGACGACCGGCTGATGACGTTGGACGACACGGTCGAGTTCTTCAATCTTGTGCTGGAATTGAAGCTGACGGCCGCCGAGAAGAAAGACCTCGTCGCTTTCATGCTGGCGCTGTAA
- a CDS encoding transcriptional repressor, whose product MKRARSARPTKSNRHRAQEIAQRIRELAGLCQARGVPLTVQRRFILHTLLDMGDHPTADEVFAEAKRRLPGISRTTVYRVLDALVKLGAIGKACTPGSAARYDAGTHRHHHLVCTRCDRVMDFDAPSLDLPVLPSVSRLGFQINDYSIHFKGVCEACSRRLASRPGLATRRRGSAGRG is encoded by the coding sequence ATGAAGCGTGCAAGGTCGGCGCGTCCGACAAAATCAAATCGCCATCGCGCGCAGGAGATCGCGCAGCGGATCCGTGAACTGGCGGGGCTGTGCCAAGCGCGTGGTGTGCCGTTGACGGTCCAGCGCCGCTTCATTCTCCACACGTTGCTGGACATGGGGGACCATCCCACGGCGGATGAGGTGTTTGCCGAGGCGAAGCGCCGGCTGCCGGGCATTTCGCGCACGACGGTCTACCGGGTCCTCGATGCGCTCGTGAAACTTGGCGCAATCGGCAAAGCGTGTACGCCGGGATCCGCAGCGCGATACGACGCGGGGACGCACCGGCACCACCATCTGGTTTGCACGCGGTGCGATCGCGTGATGGACTTCGACGCACCGTCGCTGGACCTGCCGGTGCTGCCAAGCGTCAGCCGGCTGGGTTTCCAAATCAACGATTACTCGATTCATTTCAAGGGAGTTTGTGAAGCATGCAGCAGGCGACTCGCATCGCGCCCGGGCCTTGCGACGAGGCGTCGCGGTAGCGCGGGGCGTGGTTGA